In Populus nigra chromosome 1, ddPopNigr1.1, whole genome shotgun sequence, one genomic interval encodes:
- the LOC133682028 gene encoding pentatricopeptide repeat-containing protein At3g29230-like — MYSSCGSIDFACQVFNKIDDPDVVSWNSMISGLVDLGFVKEGKQMFDRMSKRSLVTWNCLIDGYVKAGLLMEARELLDQMVGKNSVTWNTMIGGYVSLGLIEDAKGFFDKMPWEMKDVITFNLMIDGYAREGRHKEILEIFKEMRVAKMEPSRFSMVSVLTACSYLGALEQGELMQAHIEKNGIDVDSVLGTALVEMFAKCGNIERALSVFKSMEERDAGAWNSMIHKLAAHGHGQEAFAIFSDMLRSNTLPDGITFLGLLSVCRHLGLVDEGKRFFQLMSEEYGLVPKVEHYGCMVDLLCRADLIEEARDLIDSSQASQIKSSVPMWGALLGASCRLKNVVMGEYAAKHLLQLDPFDGSCYTVLSNLYSAAGLYEKAIEVRNEMKKQGLEKIPGSSSMEIDGLVFDFWVGSCSLE, encoded by the coding sequence ATGTACTCATCTTGTGGGTCAATTGACTTTGCTTGTCAagtgtttaataaaatagatgACCCGGATGTGGTTTCGTGGAATTCGATGATCAGTGGGTTGGTTGATTTGGGTTTTGTCAAGGAGGGGAAGCAAATGTTCGATAGAATGTCAAAGAGGAGTTTAGTTACATGGAATTGTTTGATTGATGGGTATGTTAAGGCTGGATTGTTGATGGAGGCTAGAGAGTTGTTGGATCAAATGGTGGGAAAGAATTCGGTTACTTGGAATACCATGATTGGTGGGTATGTGAGTTTGGGTCTAATTGAGGATGCGAAAGGATTTTTTGACAAGATGCCGTGGGAAATGAAGGATGTAAtcacttttaatttgatgattgaTGGGTATGCAAGAGAGGGGAGACATAAAGAGATTTTGGAGATATTTAAAGAGATGCGTGTGGCTAAAATGGAACCCTCGAGGTTTTCCATGGTAAGTGTGCTTACGGCCTGTTCTTATTTGGGGGCTTTGGAGCAAGGTGAATTGATGCAAGCTCACATAGAGAAAAATGGGATTGATGTGGATTCTGTTCTGGGTACCGCTTTGGTTGAGATGTTTGCGAAGTGTGGAAACATTGAGAGGGCTCTTTCAGTGTTCAAAAGTATGGAGGAGAGAGATGCGGGGGCATGGAACTCAATGATTCATAAACTAGCCGCCCATGGTCATGGCCAAGAGGCTTTCGCAATTTTTTCAGACATGTTGAGGTCAAATACTCTACCGGATGGCATAACTTTTCTCGGCTTATTAAGTGTATGCCGGCATTTGGGGCTCGTTGATGAAGGAAAAAGATTTTTTCAACTCATGAGTGAAGAATATGGCCTGGTGCCAAAGGTTGAGCATTACGGTTGTATGGTGGATCTTCTCTGCCGTGCAGATCTTATAGAGGAAGCGAGGGACTTGATAGACTCTTCACAGGCGTCACAGATTAAATCCAGCGTTCCCATGTGGGGTGCTCTTCTTGGAGCTTCATGTCGGCTAAAAAATGTAGTGATGGGTGAATATGCTGCCAAACATCTTTTGCAATTAGACCCTTTTGATGGCAGCTGTTACACAGTTTTATCCAACTTGTACTCAGCTGCAGGCTTGTATGAGAAAGCCATTGAAGTAAGGAATGAGATGAAGAAACAAGGACTGGAAAAGATCCCAGGCAGTAGTTCAATGGAAATAGATGGTCTAGTTTTTGATTTTTGGGTGGGTTCTTGTTCTCTTGAATAG